A single genomic interval of Oncorhynchus tshawytscha isolate Ot180627B linkage group LG15, Otsh_v2.0, whole genome shotgun sequence harbors:
- the LOC112214852 gene encoding fatty acid-binding protein, intestinal, which yields MAFNGTWKVEHNENYDKFMEQMGINVMKRKLAEHDNLKVIIEQTGDKFHIKESSTFRNKDIDFTLGVQFDYALADGTEVSGTWEMDGDVLKGKFTRKDNSKVLTTTRAVVGGELVQSYNYDGVDAKRIFKKA from the exons ATGGCATTCAATGGTACCTGGAAAGTTGAACACAATGAGAACTACGACAAGTTCATGGAGCAGATGG GCATCAATGTGATGAAGAGGAAGTTGGCGGAACATGACAACCTGAAGGTTATCATCGAGCAGACAGGAGACAAGTTCCACATCAAGGAATCCAGCACCTTCCGTAACAAAGACATCGACTTCACCCTGGGCGTACAGTTTGACTACGCGCTGGCCGACGGCACCGAAGTCTCA GGTACctgggagatggatggagatgtGTTGAAGGGTAAATTCACCAGGAAAGACAACAGTAAGGTGCTGACCACCACTCGGGCCGTGGTGGGAGGAGAGCTAGTACAG AGCTATAACTACGATGGGGTGGATGCCAAGAGGATTTTCAAGAAGGCTTAA